TAGCAGACAAAGTTCCTATACACGATGTACTTTTAGGGATGGTTGTGGACCACCTTCCAAGTCCTGATGTCTCCCAGAGATACAGGGTGCCAAGTATATGGAATGGTGATATAGAATCTGTTGAAGGGCAGGGTATGATTAACACCGACCCAGATTCACCACTTGCTGTGATGATCACAAACGTAAGCATAGACAAACATGCAGGTGAAATTGCAACTGGAAGGGTTTATGGTGGAACCATAGAAAAAGGATCTGAAATATATTTCGTAGGATCCCATGGAAAAGCCAGAATCCAACAAGTAGGAGTTTACATGGGCCCAGAACGTATTAACACAGATAAAGTTCCTGCAGGAAACATAGTCGCTATAACCGGTGCAAAGAATGCTATGGCTGGTGAAACAGTAACCAACCTCGGAACTACTATTGATGCATTCGAAGGTATTGAACACATATCTGAACCAGTTGTTACGGTTGCAGTCGAAGCCAAAAGCACCAAAGACCTTCCAAAACTCATAGAAGTTTTAAGACAAATTGGAAAGGAAGATCCAACTGTGAGGGTTGAGATTAACGAAGAAACAGGCGAACACCTCATATCAGGTATGGGTGAACTTCACCTTGAGATCATAACCTACCGTATAGATGAAAAAGGTGTGGAAATCGAGACTTCAGAACCAATCGTTGTGTACAGGGAAACTATTGCCGGAAAAGCAGGCCCTGTCGAAGGAAAATCTCCGAACAAGCACAACAGGTATTATATTGACATAGAACCTTTATCCGACGAACTTTTCAATGCCATTCAGGACGGAAAGATCAAAGAAGGCCGTGTTAAAAAGAAAGAAAACACTTCAACCTTCACGGAGTATGGTCTTCCCAAGGACGAGGCCAAAAAGGTATGGGATGTTTACAAAAGATCTCTCTTTATCAATATGACACGTGGTATCCAGTACCTGGATGAGATAAAAGAACTTCTACTCGAAGGATTTGAAAGTGCACTTGATGATGGGCCAATAGCCAGAGAGAAGGTTATGGGACTTAAAATAACACTCAAAGACGCTAAAATTCACGAGGATGCTGTTCACAGGGGTCCTGCTCAGGTTTTACCCGCAATAAGGAAAGCTGTGTACGGTGCAATCATGCTGGCCAACCCAACACTATTGGAGCCAATACAAAAAGTATTTATCAACGTTCCACAAGACTATATGGGTGCAGCAACTAGGGAAATACAAAACAGAAGAGGACAGATAGTGGACATGTCACAAGAAGGAGACATGGCTACATTGGAATCAACTGTACCTGTTGCTGAAATGTTCGGATTCGCAGGAGATATAAGATCTGCTGCTGAAGGTCGATGTCTCTGGTCAACAGAGAGTGCTGGCTTTGTAAGATTGCCTCCTGAACTTCAGAAGACAATTATAAGAGAGATAAGAGCTAGGAAAGGATTAACTCCAGAGCCTTACGGACCAGACCATTACATAGGCTGATCAAAAATTAATGAATAAAACTAATAAAATTATACAAATGTTAAATGGAGGTATATTTTATGGCTAAACAAAAAGAACATATGAACTTAGCGTTTATTGGACACGTAGACCATGGTAAATCAACACTTGTCGGACACATTCTCTTACAATCAGGAGCTATAGCTGAACAGCAGCTCTCAGAAGGTGAAAACAAGTTTAGATTTGTTATGGACAAGCTCCAAGAAGAAAGAGAAAGAGGGGTTACAATCGACCTTGCACACGCAAAATTCGATACTCCTAAATATGAATTCACAATTGTGGACTGTCCCGGTCACAGGGATTTCGTTAAAAACATGATTACCGGTGCATCACAAGCAGACGCAGCCGTATTAGTAGTTGCAATTGACGATGGTGTAATGCCACAGACCAAGGAACATGCTTTCCTTGCAAGAACTCTAGGTATCAACCAATTAATCATTGCAATAAACAAAATGGATCTTGTAAAATACGATGAAGAAAAATTCAACGAACTCAAAGAAGAAGTATCTGCTTTAATCAAAACAGTAGCATACAAACCAAAAGATATCAACTTCATACCTATCTCTGCATTCCAGGGAGACAACATCACAACATCCTCTGAAAACACACCATGGTACAAGGGACCATCACTTGTTGAATCACTTGCTGAACTCAAAGCTCCAGAAAAACCAACACAGCTACCATTAAGGGTACCTGTTCAGGATGTTTATTCAATTACTGGTGTCGGAACTGTCCCGGTGGGAAGAGTAGAAACTGGAATAATGAAAAAAGGTGACAACATCATATTTGAACCTCCGGGCTCAACTGGAGAAGTAAAAACTATCGAAATGCACCACGAAATGCTTGATCAAGCAGAACCAGGTGACAACGTAGGTTTCAACGTCAGAGGTGTTGGTAAAAACGACATCAGAAGAGGAGACGTAGCTGGACATACTTCAAATGCACCAACAGTTGCAAAAGAGTTCACAGCACAGATCGTTGTACTACAGCACCCAGGTGTTATCACCGTTGGATACACACCTGTATTCCACTGTCACACAGCACAGGTTGCATGTACCTTTATGGAACTCCAGAAAAAACTGGACCCAGCAACAGGTCAGACAAAAGAAGAAAACCCAGATTTCCTTAAAACTGGTGACGCAGCATTTGTTGTTGTCAGACCAACAAAACCTATGGTAATCGAAAAGATCAAGGAAATTCCACACATGGGAAGATTCGCTATAAGGGACATGGGTCAAACAGTGGCAGCTGGAATGTGTATTGATATCGTACCAGCGAAGTAATTAACAGATAATAACTGAAGGTAATATTAAACCTTCTTTTTATTTTTATGGAGGATTGGAATGCACAAAGCCAGAATAAAACTCACAGGTACAGATCCTGAGAAACTTGCATATGTATGTGATCAGCTCAAAAGAATAGCAGAGAGAACAGGCGTGGACCTATCCGGACCAATACCATTGCCAACCAAAAAACTTGTGGTGCCAACCCGTAAATCTCCAGATGGAGAGGGAAAAGCAACATGGGAAAAATGGGAGCTCCGAATCCACAAGAGACTTGTTGGGATTGAAGCAGATGAACGTGCAATGCGTCAAGTCATGAAGGTCAATGTACCAGACAACGTGAGCATAGAAATCGAATTAAAAAGCTAATATAGCTTAACCCCTTTTTTATATTATGCCGGGATAGCCTAGCCAGGGAAGGCGCAGGACTTGAGATCCTGTGGAGTTTGACTCCACCTGGGTTCAAATCCCAGTCCCGGCGTTCAAACCCTTACAAAGTTTGATATAATAAATTTTTATATTCTAATTTTAAATTTTTGAATTAACAATTCATATCACACCTAGAGAGGATGCTCGATGAGTTACACCCAAATATCAACTTTCATAAAAACAATAACAGGAATCACAATAGGTAAAATACAATTCAAAAGAGACGAAATCAATAAAACTGTACAAATGTTAGATGGCCATAGATTCACTGTATTTAGACATGTAATAAAAAAATCAAAAAATCAGAAAGGGCAAAAACCAGCAGTATTGTGTGTCAGATTTCATGTAAACGGAATGTCACCCGAAAGAAACATAAAATTTTCACTTTTGCCAATGTTATTTATACTTGGTCTTCCCGGATTAAGGGAAAAATATTGGATGATAAATAGAAGAAACGGAGATTTCCAGGGATTATATGAATGGAACAGTGTTGAACAAGCTGAAGAATATGTCAATTCTTTTGCAATGAATTTTATGACAAAAAGATCCATTCCAGGTTCAGTTTCATATGAGATAATTCCAGAAATTGGTCTGGCTGATCATCTAAGACATTTAGAACTATAAATACATCAATAATTTATCATAATCATAATTTCTATTTTTTAAATTCTATAACTATTTATTATAAAACTCTCTAAAAAATTCTCAGTTCAATTATTTTAAATAAAAAATAATTTATGGCTTCAAATCCAAATATAAACATAATACTTTTTGGAGGGTGATCATGAGGTCAATATGGTCGGGATATTTATCATTTGGTTCAATTCTCATACCTGTCCGTCAATATGCTGCAAGCGGAACTCTTCATGTCAGTTTTCACCAAGTTCATAAGACTGATTGTGGAAGAGTTCGTTATAAGAAGGTGTGTGAAAAGGATGGTGAGGAACTCAATCCTGAAGATATAATAAAAGCATATATTGTTGGGGGTGAATGTCTTAAATTCACTGACGAAGAATTAGATTCTCTCAAACCATTTTCAACAAAAATTATGGAAATATTAGGTTTCTGCAACATTGAAGAAATCCCTATGGAAGCACTGAACAAACCATATTATCTAGGTACAGATTCTCCAAAGAAGGGAGGGGCAGGTAAAAGTTTTCTTCTATTAAAAGAATCAATGAATAAGAGCAATAAAGTAGCGGTAGTTAAGTGGGTGTCAAGAACCAACGAGTATCTTGGAATGTTACAACCATATGAAAAAGGTCTACTCCTAAAACAGCTTTTATATCATGAACAAGTAAAGCCAATAGAAGAAGTTGAAGTATTAGATGCCGAAGTTGAAGATGAATTGGTTGATAAGGGAGTTAAGGCTATTGAAAAGATGACATTCAAGTTTGATTGGTCAAAATACACAGAAACCTACACTCAAGAGGTTAAGGAACTTGTTGAAAAGAAATTCATAGGTGAAGAAGTGGTAGTGGGTGAATTCAAAGTACCCGAAACCCGTTCAATTGAAGCTGAATTAGAAAAGATGCTGGAAGAATAGAAAATGGTGATTTATAATGCCTAACATGATTGAACCCATGCTGGCAACCCTAACAAATCCAAAGAATTTGAAATTAACTGGTACTTGGATTATCGAACCAAAATATGATGGTGAGAGGATCATAGCTGTCCGTTATGGTGATAAAATAGATTTATGGACCCGTAGAAATATTCAGGCAACCTATAAATTTCCTGAAATAGTAAAAGCATTGACAAAAGAAGTTGATGGAGATAAATGGATACTTGATGGTGAAATGACTGTTAAAGGAGGTTTTAGACAGTTATTAAACAGAAATGTTGAAGATAGATTTAAAATTAGTTTACTATCACGAAAGATCCCAGCAACATTCAATATTTTTGATATATTACAATATGAAAAAGATGATCTAATAAACAGGCCTCTTATGGAGCGTAAAAGCATATTAATGAAAGTGGTACATCCAGAAAACTACATAGAAATTGTTCCATTTAAGGAAGTAGATAAACCAGATAATCAGTTTCAAGATTATTTAAAACAGGGTTATGAAGGAGCAGTTATCAAGAATCTATATTCTAAATATGAACCTGGAAGAAGATCAGATAATTGGTTGAAGATTAAAAAAGGAGACACAGTAGATGTACGTATAATAGGAGCCACTAAAAGCACGAGTAGTATACCATTTGGTGCTCTTTTAATGGAAAAGAATGGAAAATATTTTGGTAGAGTTGGTACAGGCTTTAGTGACCAAGATAGAAAGGATATATTACAACTCCTTAAGGAAAATCAAGCACCTCTCCAAATAACAGTACCTCCCGATGTGGAACCAGAAATATTAATCACATCTAAACCTCTTTTAGCAGAGATCAAGATGCAAGAGATGATCAAAAGATCTTCCCGAGCTCCCGTATGGGTCAGATTTAGATGGGAATAATTTTAAAAAAAAATAGAGTAATTTAAATGTGTTAATTTTTATTCAAGTTATTCTTTTTAAAGTAACAACAACTATCTGTGGAGGTGCAAAAAATCTCACCGGCGCCCACACCATACCAATACCATTGCTTATAATCATTGTATCATCGCCCAATTTTGTTACGCCACTAAGATGCTCTTGTTCATATTGAGATTTTATAAATGGAGCATAAAGTCCAAATAAAGTAATTTGCCCTCCATGAGTATGTCCTGCAAGTACCAGATCTACCCTTGATTTTGAAACTTTTGGAAAATAGTCCGGTTTATGAGTAACCAATATAACAAAGTCTTCGGGAGTTACATCTTGTAGTATAGGAAGTTGGTTTGGAACATCTGTGTCCATATCTGCTACTCCTCCCACTCTGATCCTAGAAGAATTGGTGCCTATCCATGCACCATTATTCCCAATATATGTGATGCCTGCATTTTGCATGGCATGAATTGATACATTTTTAGGGTCATTATTTCCTAACACACCATAAACCCCTAGAGGTGCCTTTAATTTTGATAAGGATGAAAAAACAGGTCCAACTGCCGAAGAGTCAGAAGTAACATAATCACCACCGAGGAGGATCATATCTGGCTTTAACTCATTGGTCTGGTTTACAATGCTGTCTACTCTATCTTTACTAAAAAATGGACCATAATGAATATCTGTTAAAAAAACTATACGCTTTCCATCAAATTCTGGTGGAATCTGACTTGATTCAATTGTGATTTCTTTGGTTTGAATTAGATAAGGTTCAACAAAGGAGTAGGCACCAAAAAATATCCCTAGAATTACAATAATTAAAATTAATTTTTTTAACATTTTAGCATCCTTTCATAAATTTTGATAAAATAATTTAAATTTAGAATATTATTTTCTAAAAAAAGTCTAATAACATTGGAATTTAATTTATTTTCCCCATGCTATCTTTTTCATTATATTTTATATTAAATAAATGGTTGGTTGACTATGCATCTTTAGAATATGTTTATGCTCAAATTATTTTTAAGTTTTAGTTAGCCTATTTCCAATAATATGTTTTAATTCTAATTTAAAACCAAAATCTTTTAGAAAATAATTCAAGATTTGTCTTAAAGATGTTCAAAAATAATAAACACCTTTCTATAATCACCCAACATTAAATTTGAAACTTCTTAATATTTTTTTAACCTAATAAAAGTTTAAAATTACAATTAAGAATTGATACTAGCCGATCTAATTTGGGTGTCATTTAGGCATAGGTACTTATCGTTTATTAACAATACAAATATACATACATAACTCAAGAAAGTAGATACTAAAATTTTCAAGCTTACAAATAATTTTTTGAATAAATAATAAACAATATTAATTATAAATTGGAGAGATAAGATGCATCGTTTTGATAAATTAACTTCATTTAAAGATTACATTCCACTTATAAGAGAAAATTCACACGGAAAAAATATAGGACTTCTTGTAGACGGTCCTAATATGCTTCGAAAAGAATTTGACTGCAATTTAGATACAGTAAGAGATTTAATTTCTGAACATGGTAATATCAAAGTTGGTAAAGTTTTTCTTAATCAATACGCTTCAGACAAGCTTATAGAGGCTGTTGTAAATCAGGGATTTTCACCAATGATCGTAGCAGGGGAAACAGATGTTCAACTTGCCGTTGAGGCGTTTGAACTTATACACAATCCTAATATTGATGTGATTGCCATTATGACTCGTGATGTGGATTTCTTCCCATTAATAAATGTTGCCAAGGAACACGGGAAAAAAACTATTGTAATTGGAGCAGAACCAGGATTCAGTGTAGCTTTAAAGAATTGTGCAGATAGTACAATTACTCTAAAAACACACCAACCACCAAGCGCAGCTTAATTAATTCATTTTTCAATTCTTTTTTTAAAGTTACTTAGATTATATTTTTTCGAAATTTACATTGTTATTTTTTAAAGTAAAATCCTTATGTTGGATAAAAATTTTTATTATATAATGATGACATAAGTAAATTCTGGAGAGTTTGTTTATGGAGATAGTAGAAAAAAGAATAGAAGAAACAAGAGTAGCTTATGCACAATTTAAAGGGAGTTATAATAAAATTCCGGAGCATATGCAAGAAGTTGGTCAGTGGGTTATTGATGATGGTTTAGAAATGACTGGCATGGTATACGGTTCTTATTTCAACAGTCCTGATGAAGTTTCAGAGGATGAACTTGAATATGAAATAGGATTTTCATTTAAGGAAGATTTAAAGATTCAAGAAGGTAAATTGGGGTATAAAGAGATACCAGAACATTCAGTACTGGCAGCAGTACACAAAGGACCTTATACTAATGTAGGTCCTGTAATCCGTGCAATAGCGAAATATGCAGCAGAAAATGGGTATGATGTAGTTGGTCCAGTTACAGAGGTCTACCTCAATGATCCTAGTCAAGTTTTGCCTCAAGAGTTACTAACTGAAGTAAGATTTCCAGTGATTAAAATGGGTTAATATTCAGTTAACCTTAAAATATTTTTTTTATCTTTCAATAGAAATGGAATAACTGAGAAATGATTTCAATGCAACCCAGAGAATAGATCCTCATATATCAGAAATTTGATATTCAAATATGATACGATTCCCTAATTATGAATCTTTACTTTAAAAATTTAAAAGATATTTGAAAATATTTGACGAGCACAAGAAGAGGTTGAATTCCAGAAGAATTATTTGGAAACTTTCAAATATTTTTTGGTAAAAAATGTGGAAACAGTTGAATATCAATTAAAAAGATTTGGATATAAAATATTTCTCTTAAGACAGATGAACTTAAATTATTATTGTAAGAACATTTTTTGGGATAGTTAAAGTGTTTTTGATATGTGCTAAGTAGGATTTTATAAATAATTATAAATTTGAATTAATCTTAATTTTTATATAAATTAGAACAGAATATTTATAGATCAATAATTTATGAAGGGGGTCTTAATATGGAAATCAAACTGAAAAAAACTGAAGAAAAGCCAGTAGCATATATATTTTATACAGGGCCCGTGGAGGATATGGGTGATTTAATTGGGGAGATAGTTGATTGGATGATGGCACAAAATGTTGAAATGACTGGTCCACCATATTCTGCTTATTACACAAGTCCGGCGGAAGTCGCACCTCAAGATATGCAATATGAAATGGGAGTTCCTTTTGCGGGACAAGCATCAGAAGCAGGAAAGGTAAAAATAAAAACCATGCCTGTTCAAAAAGTCATTTCTGCTATTCACAAAGGACCTTACAGTGAAGTTGGTCAGGTGTATGAAGTTTTAATGAACAAAGTTATTGAAGATGGATATCAAATGATTGGTGCACCCATTGAGATATACTTCAACAGCCCTATGGAAGTACCCGAATCTGATCTGTTAACAGAAATACAATTTCCTGTTGTTAAAATTTGATATTATAAATTTTATATTAAGTAGATGCCAGCAACATTCATTTATTGTAGGATAGATTTGAAAGTAATATTCACATGATCCAAGATTTTAATTATCAAAAATAGAAATTAGAAATCAATGATGGAAGTACATTTTACATTCAAGTTTTTCAGTTTGGCAGTATGTAATTATTTCTTCTTCAATTCTTTCCCAGAATATATATCTTCAAAATAGATATCCTTATAATCTTGAATCATATCGGGGAATTCTGTTTTAAGCCACCTATTAACAGAACCCCATATATTACCAACAATATTCAAATTTTCAAACATGAAATAATCGGCATAACTTCTAGTTTGACTAATTATCTCCTTCCAATTAGTAATAAATGGAATAATAGGGCTTATAAATACATAGCTTGTTATATGCTCTTCATGAATAGTTTTAAGGGCCTTTAATCTATTTTTAATAGATGATGCTCCAGGTTCGACTTTTCTCTGAATATCTTCCTCTAGGGTTGAGAATGAAAATCCTATCTCTTTATTTTCAAACTGTTTTATAAGGTCAAGATCTCTTATAACCAGATCAGATTTGGTAAGAATGTTTAAATGAGGCTGATGAGGAATGAGCTTTTGCAATATTTTCCGTGTTACTTCATATTTCCTTTCAAGAGGAATGTATGGATCAGTTACTGAAGAAAGAAGGATTCGTTTACCCGTATACTTTGAAGATTTATAATCCTTCAATACTGGTATGAGAGCGGGGGGCATTGATTTTAATATCTATAAAATCGCCCCAATTCTCTTTATGACCTGTAAAACGTTTCATAAATCGTGCATAACAATAAAAACATGAATGAATACACCCAACATATGGATTTATAACATAATCTGCAGAAGGAATTCCTGTTTTAGAAATTATTGATTTGGATTTTATTTCTTGTATTTTCATAACAGCCCATTAATATATCTGCAGAATTGATTATTCACATTCATGGTACTTATTTACTATTTCAATGAATGATTCCCCAATATAGTCCTTCTGTTCCTTACTGAAACCATAGATACTACACTTAAACCATTTTGTCTGGCCCCGTTTAATACCAACTATATTCCTTTTCTTAAGTTCTTCATAGAGGAAGAACCCTCTTCGGGGATGTTTACTTGCTATTTCGTCAAACACAGGTGTTTCAAAGCGAACCAAATCATGTTCTGTTGGTTTCACTCCCAGCTGCACAACACCTTCAATTTTCTCCATTTGATCAACAAATTTCCTTGTGTCCTGGACTTCATTATCCCAATTTTTCAACCTTTCA
This sequence is a window from Methanobacterium sp. SMA-27. Protein-coding genes within it:
- a CDS encoding metallophosphoesterase codes for the protein MLKKLILIIVILGIFFGAYSFVEPYLIQTKEITIESSQIPPEFDGKRIVFLTDIHYGPFFSKDRVDSIVNQTNELKPDMILLGGDYVTSDSSAVGPVFSSLSKLKAPLGVYGVLGNNDPKNVSIHAMQNAGITYIGNNGAWIGTNSSRIRVGGVADMDTDVPNQLPILQDVTPEDFVILVTHKPDYFPKVSKSRVDLVLAGHTHGGQITLFGLYAPFIKSQYEQEHLSGVTKLGDDTMIISNGIGMVWAPVRFFAPPQIVVVTLKRIT
- a CDS encoding elongation factor EF-2 is translated as MSRRTKMINKIKELMYTPKYIRNIGIVAHIDHGKTTLSDNLLAGAGMISRELAGDQRFLDFDDQEQARGITIDAANVSMVHKYREDEYLINLIDTPGHVDFGGDVTRAMRAVDGAVVVICAVEGIMPQTETVLRQALKENVRPVLFINKVDRLINELKLEGDELQNRFLKIIASANKLIKNMAPEQFKKEWLARVEDGSVAFGSAYHNWAINVPMMQKTGITFNDIREACRDDKQKDLADKVPIHDVLLGMVVDHLPSPDVSQRYRVPSIWNGDIESVEGQGMINTDPDSPLAVMITNVSIDKHAGEIATGRVYGGTIEKGSEIYFVGSHGKARIQQVGVYMGPERINTDKVPAGNIVAITGAKNAMAGETVTNLGTTIDAFEGIEHISEPVVTVAVEAKSTKDLPKLIEVLRQIGKEDPTVRVEINEETGEHLISGMGELHLEIITYRIDEKGVEIETSEPIVVYRETIAGKAGPVEGKSPNKHNRYYIDIEPLSDELFNAIQDGKIKEGRVKKKENTSTFTEYGLPKDEAKKVWDVYKRSLFINMTRGIQYLDEIKELLLEGFESALDDGPIAREKVMGLKITLKDAKIHEDAVHRGPAQVLPAIRKAVYGAIMLANPTLLEPIQKVFINVPQDYMGAATREIQNRRGQIVDMSQEGDMATLESTVPVAEMFGFAGDIRSAAEGRCLWSTESAGFVRLPPELQKTIIREIRARKGLTPEPYGPDHYIG
- a CDS encoding radical SAM protein, coding for MPPALIPVLKDYKSSKYTGKRILLSSVTDPYIPLERKYEVTRKILQKLIPHQPHLNILTKSDLVIRDLDLIKQFENKEIGFSFSTLEEDIQRKVEPGASSIKNRLKALKTIHEEHITSYVFISPIIPFITNWKEIISQTRSYADYFMFENLNIVGNIWGSVNRWLKTEFPDMIQDYKDIYFEDIYSGKELKKK
- a CDS encoding Ku protein, producing MRSIWSGYLSFGSILIPVRQYAASGTLHVSFHQVHKTDCGRVRYKKVCEKDGEELNPEDIIKAYIVGGECLKFTDEELDSLKPFSTKIMEILGFCNIEEIPMEALNKPYYLGTDSPKKGGAGKSFLLLKESMNKSNKVAVVKWVSRTNEYLGMLQPYEKGLLLKQLLYHEQVKPIEEVEVLDAEVEDELVDKGVKAIEKMTFKFDWSKYTETYTQEVKELVEKKFIGEEVVVGEFKVPETRSIEAELEKMLEE
- a CDS encoding TIGR00288 family NYN domain-containing protein, yielding MHRFDKLTSFKDYIPLIRENSHGKNIGLLVDGPNMLRKEFDCNLDTVRDLISEHGNIKVGKVFLNQYASDKLIEAVVNQGFSPMIVAGETDVQLAVEAFELIHNPNIDVIAIMTRDVDFFPLINVAKEHGKKTIVIGAEPGFSVALKNCADSTITLKTHQPPSAA
- a CDS encoding ATP-dependent DNA ligase, whose product is MPNMIEPMLATLTNPKNLKLTGTWIIEPKYDGERIIAVRYGDKIDLWTRRNIQATYKFPEIVKALTKEVDGDKWILDGEMTVKGGFRQLLNRNVEDRFKISLLSRKIPATFNIFDILQYEKDDLINRPLMERKSILMKVVHPENYIEIVPFKEVDKPDNQFQDYLKQGYEGAVIKNLYSKYEPGRRSDNWLKIKKGDTVDVRIIGATKSTSSIPFGALLMEKNGKYFGRVGTGFSDQDRKDILQLLKENQAPLQITVPPDVEPEILITSKPLLAEIKMQEMIKRSSRAPVWVRFRWE
- a CDS encoding GyrI-like domain-containing protein, whose protein sequence is MEIKLKKTEEKPVAYIFYTGPVEDMGDLIGEIVDWMMAQNVEMTGPPYSAYYTSPAEVAPQDMQYEMGVPFAGQASEAGKVKIKTMPVQKVISAIHKGPYSEVGQVYEVLMNKVIEDGYQMIGAPIEIYFNSPMEVPESDLLTEIQFPVVKI
- a CDS encoding GyrI-like domain-containing protein; protein product: MEIVEKRIEETRVAYAQFKGSYNKIPEHMQEVGQWVIDDGLEMTGMVYGSYFNSPDEVSEDELEYEIGFSFKEDLKIQEGKLGYKEIPEHSVLAAVHKGPYTNVGPVIRAIAKYAAENGYDVVGPVTEVYLNDPSQVLPQELLTEVRFPVIKMG
- the rpsJ gene encoding 30S ribosomal protein S10 codes for the protein MHKARIKLTGTDPEKLAYVCDQLKRIAERTGVDLSGPIPLPTKKLVVPTRKSPDGEGKATWEKWELRIHKRLVGIEADERAMRQVMKVNVPDNVSIEIELKS
- the tuf gene encoding translation elongation factor EF-1 subunit alpha; the encoded protein is MAKQKEHMNLAFIGHVDHGKSTLVGHILLQSGAIAEQQLSEGENKFRFVMDKLQEERERGVTIDLAHAKFDTPKYEFTIVDCPGHRDFVKNMITGASQADAAVLVVAIDDGVMPQTKEHAFLARTLGINQLIIAINKMDLVKYDEEKFNELKEEVSALIKTVAYKPKDINFIPISAFQGDNITTSSENTPWYKGPSLVESLAELKAPEKPTQLPLRVPVQDVYSITGVGTVPVGRVETGIMKKGDNIIFEPPGSTGEVKTIEMHHEMLDQAEPGDNVGFNVRGVGKNDIRRGDVAGHTSNAPTVAKEFTAQIVVLQHPGVITVGYTPVFHCHTAQVACTFMELQKKLDPATGQTKEENPDFLKTGDAAFVVVRPTKPMVIEKIKEIPHMGRFAIRDMGQTVAAGMCIDIVPAK